A genomic stretch from Peromyscus eremicus chromosome 6, PerEre_H2_v1, whole genome shotgun sequence includes:
- the Rps3a gene encoding small ribosomal subunit protein eS1 produces MAVGKNKRLTKGGKKGAKKKVVDPFSKKDWYDVKAPAMFNIRNIGKTLVTRTQGTKIASDGLKGRVFEVSLADLQNDEVAFRKFKLITEDVQGKNCLTNFHGMDLTRDKMCSMVKKWQTMIEAHVDVKTTDGYLLRLFCVGFTKKRNNQIRKTSYAQHQQVRQIRKKMMEIMTREVQTNDLKEVVNKLIPDSIGKDIEKACQSIYPLHDVFVRKVKMLKKPKFELGKLMELHGEGGSSGKATGDETGAKVERADGYEPPVQESV; encoded by the exons ATGGCGGTCGGCAAGAACAAGCGCCTGACGAAAGGCGGCAAGAAGGGAGCCAAGAAGAAAGT GGTTGATCCATTTTCGAAGAAAGATTGGTATGATGTGAAAGCTCCGGCTATGTTCAATATTAGAAACATTGGAAAGACACTAGTCACGAGGACTCAAGGAACCA AAATTGCATCTGATGGCCTCAAGGGTCGTGTGTTTGAAGTGAGCCTTGCTGATCTACAGAATGACGAAGTTGCATTTAGAAAATTCAAGCTAATTACCGAGGATGTTCAGGGCAAAAACTGTCTGACTAACTTCCATGGCATGGATCTTACCCGGGACAAAATGTGTTCCATGGTCAAAAAGTGGCAG ACCATGATTGAAGCTCACGTGGATGTCAAGACAACTGATGGTTATTTGCTCCGTCTGTTCTGTGTTGGTTTCACTAAAAAACGCAACAACCAGATACGCAAGACCTCTTATGCACAGCACCAGCAGGTCCGCCAGATCCGGAAGAAGATGATGGAAATCATGACCCGAGAAGTGCAGACAAATGACTTGAAGGAGGTGGTTAATAAATT GATTCCAGACAGCATTGGGAAAGACATAGAAAAGGCTTGCCAGTCCATTTATCCTCTTCATGATGTCTTTGTTAGAAAAGTAAAAATGCTGAAGAAACCCAAGTTTGAAT tgGGAAAGCTCATGGAGCTCCATGGTGAAGGTGGTAGTTCTGGAAAAGCTACTGGTGATGAGACAGGTGCTAAAGTTGAACGAGCGGATGGATATGAACCACCAGTCCAAGAATCTGTTTGA